In a single window of the Eleginops maclovinus isolate JMC-PN-2008 ecotype Puerto Natales chromosome 6, JC_Emac_rtc_rv5, whole genome shotgun sequence genome:
- the mbd3a gene encoding methyl-CpG-binding domain protein 3a, with protein sequence MERKGIPVKRILNKPQIVRSLGNNLHTDVNASNSRAGWSLLTKVHRSRHKHLYDNNHHIRAKPDLNTTLPVRQTASIFKQPVTKVTNHPNNKVKADPQKSVDQPKQLFWERKLSGLNAFDIAEELVKTMDLPKGLQGVGPVSSDKTLLSSIASALHTSPSPVTGQLTAAVEKNPGVWLNTSQPLCKAFVVTDDDIRKQEDLVQSVRRRLEEALTADMLAHIEDTAAEAAAAANKVEEKVEKVNKEEL encoded by the exons ATGGAAAGGAAAGG TATACCTGTTAAGCGCATTCTCAACAAACCCCAGATAGTCCGCAGTCTGGGCAACAACCTTCACACAGATGTGAATGCCAGCAACTCCCGAGCAGGATGGTCGCTCCTGACCAAAGTGCATCGCAGCAGACACAAGCATCTGTACGACAACAATCATCACATCAGG GCCAAGCCtgatttaaacacaacactACCAGTTCGACAGACGGCATCCATCTTCAAACAACCGGTGACCAAGGTAACGAATCATCCCAACAACAAGGTGAAGGCGGACCCGCAGAAGTCTGTGGACCAACCGAAACAA CTATTCTGGGAGAGGAAGTTGAGCGGGTTGAATGCATTCGATATCGCAGAGGAGCTGGTGAAAACTATGGATCTTCCCAAAGGCTTACAGG GTGTTGGTCCTGTAAGCTCAGATAAAACTCTGCTGTCTTCCATCGCCAGTGCGCTGCACACTAGCCCCTCCCCCGTCACCGGACAGCTCACCGCTGCTGTGGAGAAAAACCCCGGAGTCTGGCTCAACACATCACAACCGCTATGCAAAGCCTTCGTAGTGACCGACGATGACATCAG GAAGCAGGAGGACCTGGTGCAGAGTGTGAGGCGGCGGCTGGAGGAAGCTCTCACGGCTGACATGTTGGCTCATATAGAGGACACCgctgcagaagcagcagcagcagctaacAAAGTAGAAGAGAAGGTGGAGAAGGTGAACAAGGAGGAGTTATAG